The Lysobacter panacisoli genome includes a window with the following:
- a CDS encoding alkaline phosphatase — MSRLPRASLPLAITLLASACASTGAPPDSAHTPHAVIHEVDVPQIRHPAGETPAWWFRDGAAQAAERGAMSGQAKNVILFIGDGMSLTTVAAARILDGQRKGGPGEENRLSWERFPATALSKTYNTDSQTPDSAGTMSAMATGVKTRAGVLSIGQQAMRKDCATAQTVPMLTLWELAASRGFATGVVTTTRVTHATPGATFTHSADRNWENDTELTDEAKAAGCVDIARQLVETPFGHGPDVLMGGGRKNFMPAQERDPEYDDKVGERLDGRDLVAQWKQRHPDGTYVWNARQLADAPARGPLLGLFEPDHMQFSHDRPRDGAGEPTLAEMTRAAIARLQQNPKGYVLLVEGGRIDHAHHYGNAYRALTDTIALSEAVQAAADATSAQDTLILVTADHAHTLSFVGYPRRGNPIFDKVRGSSGEDGENGAYALDQLGLPYTTLSYSNGPGYVGESAQQPEGPKHFLHSSSGVQVPKKGRPDLRNVDTQDPDYLQEALVPTAAESHGGDDVGIWARGPGSEAVRGSVEQNTIFHFLLQAMPALRTELCKAGDCEDGVPVTLPDPSKFRGS, encoded by the coding sequence ATGTCCCGCCTGCCCCGCGCCAGCCTTCCCCTCGCCATCACGCTGCTCGCCAGCGCCTGCGCCAGCACCGGCGCGCCACCGGATTCCGCGCATACGCCGCATGCCGTCATCCACGAGGTGGACGTCCCGCAGATCCGTCATCCCGCTGGCGAAACGCCCGCGTGGTGGTTCCGCGACGGTGCCGCGCAGGCGGCCGAGCGCGGCGCGATGTCGGGCCAGGCGAAGAACGTGATCCTGTTCATCGGCGACGGCATGAGCCTCACCACCGTCGCGGCCGCACGCATCCTCGACGGCCAGCGCAAGGGCGGCCCGGGCGAGGAGAACCGCCTGAGCTGGGAGCGCTTCCCCGCGACCGCGCTCAGCAAGACCTACAACACCGATTCGCAGACGCCGGACTCGGCCGGCACGATGAGCGCGATGGCGACCGGCGTGAAGACGCGCGCCGGCGTGCTCAGCATCGGTCAGCAGGCCATGCGCAAGGACTGCGCGACCGCGCAGACCGTGCCGATGCTGACGTTGTGGGAGCTCGCCGCCAGCCGCGGTTTCGCCACCGGCGTGGTCACCACCACGCGCGTCACCCACGCCACGCCGGGCGCGACGTTCACCCATTCGGCCGATCGCAACTGGGAAAACGACACCGAGCTCACCGACGAAGCGAAGGCCGCCGGTTGCGTCGACATCGCGCGCCAGCTCGTGGAAACGCCGTTCGGCCACGGACCGGACGTGCTAATGGGCGGCGGCCGCAAGAATTTCATGCCGGCGCAGGAGCGCGATCCGGAATACGACGACAAGGTCGGCGAGCGCCTCGACGGCCGCGATCTCGTCGCGCAATGGAAGCAGCGCCATCCTGACGGCACTTACGTGTGGAACGCGCGCCAGCTCGCCGATGCGCCGGCGCGCGGACCGCTGCTGGGTCTGTTCGAACCCGACCACATGCAGTTCTCGCACGACCGTCCGCGCGACGGTGCTGGCGAACCCACGCTCGCGGAGATGACGCGCGCGGCGATCGCGCGGTTGCAGCAGAACCCGAAGGGCTACGTGCTGCTGGTCGAAGGCGGCCGCATCGACCATGCGCACCACTACGGCAACGCGTACCGTGCGCTCACCGACACCATCGCGCTGAGCGAGGCGGTGCAAGCCGCGGCCGATGCGACGTCCGCGCAGGACACGCTGATCCTGGTCACCGCCGATCACGCGCACACGCTGAGCTTCGTCGGCTATCCGCGTCGCGGCAATCCGATCTTCGACAAGGTGCGCGGCAGCAGTGGCGAGGACGGCGAGAACGGCGCGTACGCGCTCGACCAGCTCGGTCTGCCCTACACCACGCTCAGCTACAGCAACGGTCCGGGCTACGTCGGCGAGAGCGCGCAGCAGCCGGAAGGTCCGAAGCACTTCCTGCACAGCTCGAGCGGCGTGCAGGTGCCGAAGAAGGGCCGCCCCGACCTGCGCAACGTCGACACGCAGGACCCGGATTACCTGCAGGAAGCGTTGGTGCCGACCGCGGCCGAATCGCACGGCGGCGACGACGTCGGCATCTGGGCGCGCGGTCCCGGCAGCGAGGCGGTGCGTGGCAGCGTCGAGCAGAACACGATCTTCCACTTCCTGCTGCAGGCGATGCCCGCGCTGCGCACCGAGCTGTGCAAGGCCGGCGATTGCGAAGACGGCGTGCCGGTGACGCTGCCGGATCCGTCGAAGTTCCGGGGTTCGTGA
- a CDS encoding CopD family protein, producing the protein MTAYFWIKTAHVVFVMAWMGGVFYLPRILVNLAEAGDEPAVRARLVLMGRRLYRFGHMMFGLAFAFGLVLWLGYRVVSSFPTMVAPGSGWLHAKLLLVVLMLAHFIVSGRWLKGVDAGRALPSSKALRWFNELPVFLLIAIVYLVLAKPF; encoded by the coding sequence ATGACCGCCTATTTCTGGATCAAGACCGCCCATGTCGTGTTCGTGATGGCGTGGATGGGTGGCGTGTTCTACCTGCCGCGCATCCTGGTCAACCTCGCCGAGGCCGGCGACGAACCTGCCGTGCGTGCGCGCCTGGTGCTGATGGGGCGTCGCCTGTACCGCTTCGGCCACATGATGTTCGGCCTGGCGTTCGCGTTCGGGCTGGTGCTGTGGCTGGGCTACCGCGTGGTGTCGTCGTTCCCGACGATGGTCGCGCCGGGCAGCGGCTGGCTGCACGCCAAGCTGCTGCTGGTCGTGCTGATGCTGGCGCATTTCATCGTCAGCGGCCGCTGGCTCAAGGGTGTGGACGCGGGTCGCGCGCTGCCGTCGTCGAAGGCGCTGCGCTGGTTCAACGAGCTGCCGGTGTTCCTGCTGATCGCGATCGTCTACCTGGTGCTGGCCAAACCGTTCTGA
- a CDS encoding polyhydroxyalkanoate depolymerase, producing the protein MLYQLHELGRAWMAPMTYWAEASAKMFGQQGGWLSSMPGAAQAAAGWELLYRIGKDYEKPEFGIHSIDIDGAVYPVIEREMLRKPFCRLLRFKRYTDDAGNLRDLKDDPPVLVVAPLSGHHSTLLRDTVRTLLRDHKVYITDWVDARMVPTEEGAFSLDDYVEYVQEFIRLIGAESLHVISVCQPTVPVLAAISLMAGRGEATPRSMVMMGGPIDTRENPTKVNDLATHKPLSWFQDHLIHHVPPNYPGHGRRVYPGFLQHSGFVAMNPERHFQSHWDFYLDLVKGDLDDAAAHRRFYDEYNAVLDMPAEYYLDTVRIVFQEHLLPRGLWDVRGERVDPSKIHGTALLTIEGELDDISGQGQTRAAHALCSGIAESDREHLTVKGAGHYGIFSGRRWRTQVYPQVRDFIAGHAERNDAPPA; encoded by the coding sequence ATGCTCTATCAGCTGCATGAACTGGGACGCGCATGGATGGCGCCGATGACGTATTGGGCGGAGGCCAGCGCGAAGATGTTCGGCCAGCAGGGTGGCTGGTTGTCGTCCATGCCCGGCGCGGCGCAGGCGGCCGCGGGCTGGGAGCTGCTATACCGCATCGGCAAGGACTACGAGAAGCCGGAGTTCGGCATCCACTCCATCGACATCGATGGCGCGGTGTATCCGGTGATCGAGCGCGAGATGCTGCGCAAGCCGTTCTGCCGGCTGCTGCGTTTCAAGCGCTACACCGACGACGCCGGCAACCTGCGCGATCTGAAGGACGATCCGCCGGTGCTGGTCGTCGCGCCGCTGTCCGGCCACCACTCCACGCTGCTGCGCGACACCGTGCGCACGCTGCTGCGCGACCACAAGGTCTACATCACCGACTGGGTCGACGCGCGCATGGTGCCGACGGAGGAAGGCGCGTTCTCGCTCGACGACTACGTCGAGTACGTGCAGGAGTTCATCCGCCTGATCGGTGCCGAATCGCTGCACGTGATCAGCGTGTGCCAGCCGACCGTGCCGGTGCTCGCCGCGATCTCGCTGATGGCCGGCCGCGGCGAAGCGACGCCCCGTTCGATGGTGATGATGGGCGGGCCGATCGACACGCGCGAGAACCCGACCAAGGTCAACGACCTCGCCACGCACAAGCCGCTGTCGTGGTTCCAGGACCACCTGATCCACCACGTGCCGCCGAACTACCCCGGCCACGGCCGTCGCGTTTATCCGGGTTTCCTGCAGCACAGCGGCTTCGTCGCGATGAACCCCGAACGGCATTTCCAGTCGCACTGGGACTTCTACCTCGACCTGGTCAAGGGCGACCTCGACGACGCCGCCGCGCACCGCCGCTTCTACGACGAATACAACGCGGTGCTGGACATGCCCGCCGAGTACTACCTCGACACGGTGCGCATCGTGTTCCAGGAACACCTGCTGCCGCGTGGCCTGTGGGACGTGCGCGGCGAGCGCGTGGACCCGTCGAAGATCCACGGCACCGCGCTGCTCACCATCGAGGGCGAACTCGACGACATCTCCGGCCAGGGCCAGACCCGCGCCGCGCACGCGCTGTGCAGCGGCATCGCCGAATCCGATCGCGAGCACCTCACGGTGAAGGGCGCCGGCCACTACGGCATCTTCAGCGGCCGTCGCTGGCGCACGCAGGTGTATCCGCAGGTGCGCGACTTCATCGCAGGACATGCTGAACGGAACGACGCACCGCCCGCTTGA
- a CDS encoding class I SAM-dependent DNA methyltransferase — translation MSKQYDQAYFERWYRDPSKKDHAVGSSVRLTRKVALAVATAEYYLERPIRTVLDIGCGEGAWRAPLLKLRPKLRYLGFDSSEYAIARYGARRNLHRAPFADFAHLRPCPPVDLLVCSDVLHYLDTREIDRGLPGLAELCGGLAFLETFTREDETDGDDVGFKPRPARFYRQRFEAAGFTPLGSHLWLAPGLEDRLVALERPG, via the coding sequence ATGAGCAAACAGTACGACCAGGCCTATTTCGAACGCTGGTACCGCGATCCTTCGAAGAAGGACCACGCGGTCGGCAGCAGCGTGCGGCTGACGCGCAAGGTCGCGCTGGCCGTCGCCACCGCGGAGTACTACCTGGAACGTCCGATCCGCACCGTCCTCGATATCGGTTGCGGCGAAGGCGCATGGCGCGCACCGTTGCTCAAGCTGCGACCGAAGCTGCGCTACCTGGGCTTCGACAGCAGCGAGTACGCGATCGCGCGTTATGGCGCACGACGCAACCTGCACCGCGCGCCGTTCGCCGACTTCGCCCATCTGCGGCCGTGCCCGCCGGTGGACCTGCTGGTGTGCAGCGATGTGCTGCATTACCTCGACACGCGCGAGATCGATCGCGGCCTGCCCGGCCTGGCCGAACTCTGCGGTGGTCTCGCGTTCCTGGAGACCTTCACCCGCGAGGACGAGACCGACGGCGACGACGTCGGCTTCAAGCCGCGCCCTGCGCGCTTCTATCGCCAGCGCTTCGAGGCCGCGGGCTTCACCCCGCTGGGCTCGCACCTGTGGCTCGCGCCGGGGCTGGAGGATCGCCTCGTCGCGCTGGAACGCCCCGGCTGA
- a CDS encoding DUF6289 family protein translates to MRRIRTFALAALVAMTASTSFSATASWQGTWLYYDDEGALVGSWTAGCRELDGRWGVETPNKVFIQGCRASS, encoded by the coding sequence ATGCGTCGTATCAGGACCTTCGCACTGGCCGCCCTCGTCGCGATGACGGCGTCGACCTCGTTCAGCGCCACCGCCAGCTGGCAGGGCACGTGGCTGTACTACGACGATGAAGGTGCGCTCGTCGGTTCGTGGACGGCGGGTTGCCGCGAACTCGATGGACGCTGGGGCGTGGAGACGCCGAACAAGGTGTTCATCCAGGGCTGCCGCGCGTCGAGCTGA
- a CDS encoding dicarboxylate/amino acid:cation symporter, giving the protein MKLVSAWLRIPFWQRVLAGFVLGALAGWVFGHSAEVWFAPLGTIYVTLIKMIAVPLVFFAVMNAIGSLHGQKSVAALGGRTFVWFAITAALAVGVGLLVGWVLQPGRGLSGLTMAPDYTVRQLPSPLQVLLDVVPTNPFKALSEGKILQVIVFAGLVGFALVKLGERVAGLRKLVGEASDTMVQVTRFVLEMTPLGTFGLIASLVGAYGFEKLLPLGTFVLALYLACAIHIVFVYGSLISLHGLNPLKFFRGAAPGMQVAFVASSSFAAMPAAIRSVTHNLGVDKDYAAFAVPLGASIKMDGCGAIYPALTSMFVAQYFGLHLEPSQYFTILLASVLGSFGTAGVPGTAIVMVTLVLSAAGLPLEGIGYLVAIDRVLDMMRTMTNVTGQMAIPVIVAKETGLLDRDVYEAASSNLGIAEGEKAEVGQARG; this is encoded by the coding sequence ATGAAGCTGGTTTCGGCCTGGCTCCGCATTCCGTTCTGGCAGCGCGTGCTGGCGGGCTTCGTGCTTGGCGCGCTGGCCGGCTGGGTGTTCGGCCATTCGGCGGAAGTCTGGTTCGCGCCGCTGGGCACCATCTACGTCACCCTGATCAAGATGATCGCCGTGCCGCTGGTGTTCTTCGCGGTGATGAACGCGATCGGCAGCCTGCACGGGCAGAAGTCGGTGGCCGCGCTGGGCGGACGCACCTTCGTGTGGTTCGCGATCACTGCTGCGCTGGCGGTGGGCGTCGGCCTGCTGGTCGGCTGGGTGCTGCAGCCCGGTCGCGGATTGAGCGGACTGACGATGGCGCCGGACTACACGGTGCGGCAACTGCCCTCGCCATTGCAGGTGCTGCTGGACGTCGTGCCGACCAATCCGTTCAAGGCACTGAGTGAAGGCAAGATCCTGCAGGTGATCGTGTTCGCGGGACTGGTCGGGTTCGCGCTGGTCAAGCTCGGCGAGCGCGTCGCGGGCCTGCGCAAGCTGGTCGGCGAAGCCAGCGACACGATGGTGCAGGTCACGCGCTTCGTTCTGGAGATGACCCCGCTGGGCACGTTCGGCCTGATCGCCTCGCTGGTCGGCGCGTACGGGTTCGAGAAGCTGCTGCCGCTGGGCACGTTCGTGTTGGCGCTGTACCTGGCGTGCGCGATCCACATCGTCTTCGTGTACGGCAGCCTCATCTCGCTGCACGGACTCAATCCGCTCAAGTTCTTCCGCGGCGCCGCGCCGGGCATGCAGGTCGCGTTCGTGGCCTCGTCCAGTTTCGCGGCGATGCCGGCGGCGATCCGCTCGGTCACGCACAACCTTGGCGTGGACAAGGACTACGCCGCCTTCGCCGTGCCGCTGGGTGCGAGCATCAAGATGGACGGCTGCGGCGCGATCTATCCCGCGCTGACGTCGATGTTCGTCGCGCAGTACTTCGGCCTGCACCTGGAGCCGAGCCAGTACTTCACGATCCTGCTCGCCTCGGTGCTCGGCAGCTTCGGCACCGCCGGCGTGCCCGGTACGGCGATCGTGATGGTGACGCTGGTGCTCTCGGCGGCGGGCCTGCCGCTGGAAGGTATCGGTTATCTCGTCGCGATCGATCGCGTGCTCGACATGATGCGCACGATGACCAACGTCACCGGCCAGATGGCGATACCGGTCATCGTGGCGAAGGAAACCGGACTGCTCGACCGCGATGTGTACGAGGCCGCTTCGAGCAACCTCGGCATCGCGGAAGGCGAGAAGGCCGAGGTCGGCCAGGCGCGCGGCTGA
- a CDS encoding zf-TFIIB domain-containing protein, producing MDCPVCRDVKLAMTDRQGIEIDYCPQCRGVWLDRGELDKLIERASAETPRAAQPPPPPPQRDQRPHDPHPHYSAHDPYRHKKKKNLLGELFDF from the coding sequence ATGGATTGTCCCGTGTGCCGCGACGTCAAACTGGCGATGACCGATCGCCAGGGCATCGAGATCGACTACTGCCCGCAATGCCGCGGCGTCTGGCTGGATCGCGGTGAACTCGACAAGCTGATCGAACGCGCCTCGGCGGAAACACCTCGCGCGGCGCAACCGCCGCCGCCCCCGCCGCAGCGCGATCAGCGACCGCACGATCCGCATCCGCACTACAGCGCACACGATCCGTACCGGCACAAGAAGAAAAAGAACCTGCTCGGCGAGCTGTTCGATTTCTGA